The following are encoded together in the Equus quagga isolate Etosha38 chromosome 1, UCLA_HA_Equagga_1.0, whole genome shotgun sequence genome:
- the LOC124226346 gene encoding olfactory receptor 6C1, protein MRNQTEITEFILLGLSDDPQLQVVIFVFLLISYMLSITGNLTIITLTLLDSHLQTPMYFFLRNFSLLEISFTTVSIPKFLGTIISGDKAITFNDCIAQLFFFILLGVTEFYLLAAMSYDRYIAICKPLHYMTIMNRRVCTLLVFSSYLVSFLIIFPALMLLLNLDYCKSNIIDHFTCDYFPLLQLSCSDTKFLEIMGFSCAVFTLMFTLALIFLSYMYIIRTILKIPSTSQRTKAFSTCSSHMIVISISYGSCIFMYIKPSAKDRVSLSKGVAVLNISVAPMLNPFIYSLRNQQVKRAFLGMVRKTIFHKQMK, encoded by the coding sequence ATGAGAAACCAGACAGAAATAACAGAGTTCATCCTCCTGGGACTGTCAGATGACCCACAGCTCCAGGTGGTGATCTTTGTCTTTCTGCTCATCTCCTACATGCTCAGCATCACTGGGAACCTGACCATCATCACCCTCACCCTGCTGGATTCCCACCTCCAGacccccatgtatttcttcctcagaaatttctctttattagaGATTTCATTCACGACTGTCAGTATACCCAAGTTTCTGGGCACCATCATTTCAGGAGATAAAGCCATTACCTTTAATGATTGCATtgctcagttattttttttcattctcttggggGTCACTGAATTTTATCTCCTAGCTGCCATGTCCTATGACCGTTATATCGCCATCTGCAAACCTCTGCATTACATGACCATCATGAATCGGAGAGTCTGCACACTCCTTGTCTTCTCTTCATATCTAGTTTCATTCTTAATCATATTCCCTGCACTCATGTTGCTCTTAAACCTTGATTACTGTAAGTCTAATATTATTGACCATTTTACCTGTGATTATTTTCCCCTGCTGCAACTTTCTTGTTCAGACACAAAATTCCTAGAGATAATGGGGTTTTCCTGTGCGGTGTTTACTCTAATGTTCACATTGGCGTTGATATTTCTGTCTTACATGTATATCATCAGaaccattttaaaaattccttctacTAGTCAGAGGACAAAGGCCTTTTCCACGTGTTCATCTCATATGATCGTCATCTCCATCTCTTATGGCAGCTGCATTTTTATGTACATTAAACCCTCAGCAAAAGACAGGGTATCTTTGAGCAAGGGAGTTGCTGTGCTAAACATCTCAGTAgcccccatgctgaacccctttATTTACAGTCTAAGGAATCAGCAAGTCAAGCGAGCTTTCCTGGGCATGGTGAGGAAAACTATTTTTCACAAGCAAATGAAGTGA